One window of Macrococcus sp. 19Msa1099 genomic DNA carries:
- a CDS encoding class I SAM-dependent methyltransferase → MIEELFKVIDSKAKALQKENGHSFIENLGLSLEDIYINQRDLLERSTSIDRRKAFQFSYLSLLKEEMIQPNHQMTPDSIGYMTAYVMNLFVQDEQLKILDLTSGTGHLSATIHEQNPGKTFDHVLVEVDPVLSRLSIHLANFLEIPFDVFPQDAIMPLPEGDFDVVTGDFPVGYYPNDVRSHEMKLGFKEGHSFSHHLLIEQAINSLKPGGLAFLIVPTQLFEGDNVEQLQKFVATETIMQAFLNFPSSLFKTEARRKSLLVLERKNGSKSKAVEVLLANIPDFKDERNMKTFIDELEVWHSENRNK, encoded by the coding sequence ATGATAGAAGAATTATTTAAAGTTATTGATAGTAAGGCGAAAGCACTCCAAAAAGAAAATGGACATAGTTTTATTGAGAATTTAGGATTAAGTCTTGAAGATATTTATATCAACCAAAGAGATCTACTTGAAAGAAGTACGAGTATTGATCGCAGAAAGGCATTCCAGTTCAGTTATTTAAGCTTATTGAAAGAAGAGATGATACAGCCGAATCACCAGATGACACCAGATAGTATTGGATATATGACTGCGTATGTAATGAATTTGTTTGTTCAAGATGAACAGCTTAAGATATTAGATCTTACGAGTGGTACAGGACATCTCTCGGCTACAATACATGAACAGAATCCAGGCAAGACTTTTGACCATGTACTTGTAGAAGTCGATCCTGTATTATCAAGACTCAGCATCCATTTAGCAAACTTTTTAGAGATACCCTTTGATGTCTTTCCTCAAGATGCAATTATGCCATTACCAGAAGGCGATTTCGATGTTGTTACTGGTGATTTTCCGGTAGGCTACTATCCAAATGATGTAAGAAGTCACGAAATGAAACTCGGATTTAAAGAAGGACATAGTTTTAGTCATCATTTATTAATTGAACAAGCGATAAATAGCCTAAAGCCAGGAGGTCTCGCATTTTTAATTGTTCCGACCCAACTCTTTGAAGGTGACAATGTGGAACAGTTACAAAAATTTGTTGCTACAGAAACAATAATGCAAGCCTTTTTGAATTTCCCTTCAAGTTTGTTCAAGACTGAAGCACGTCGAAAAAGCTTACTCGTATTAGAGCGAAAAAATGGTTCAAAATCCAAAGCAGTTGAAGTTTTACTTGCAAATATTCCCGATTTCAAAGATGAGAGAAATATGAAGACATTTATCGATGAATTAGAAGTGTGGCATTCAGAAAATCGTAACAAATAA
- the sppA gene encoding signal peptide peptidase SppA encodes MSKRVIAILLALGLFIVGSTLSFFTNVLSTDFASSMKALDEEGLTSSTVDGSDTTNQIARIEIDGTIMDTGTPSPFSGESYNHQLILDSLDEVKDNGNIKALMLVVNSPGGGVYESAEIHDKIEAVKKAGKKVFVTMKNTAASGGYYISAPADKIYASKETLTGSLGVIMQSMNYKELADKYGVKFNTIKSGPHKDIMSPTKEMDETERAILQKFVDESYEGFVNVISNGRHMDKAQVKKIADGRIYSGQQAQKLDLVDEIGTEADAMNALKKEIKAKNAEVIEFSVTDDFFNSKFFAADSFVGHLMGKNDVAAIKELLSKRQGIQPMYLYGE; translated from the coding sequence ATGAGTAAAAGAGTGATAGCAATATTATTGGCTTTAGGATTATTTATTGTTGGGTCTACATTAAGCTTCTTCACAAACGTGTTATCTACAGATTTCGCTTCAAGCATGAAGGCACTAGACGAAGAAGGACTTACTTCATCTACTGTTGATGGCAGCGACACGACAAATCAAATTGCACGTATTGAAATAGACGGAACAATTATGGACACGGGGACGCCTTCGCCCTTCTCGGGTGAAAGTTACAATCACCAGCTGATACTGGATTCATTAGATGAGGTGAAAGACAACGGTAATATTAAAGCATTGATGTTAGTTGTGAATTCGCCGGGTGGTGGTGTTTATGAGAGTGCAGAAATTCACGATAAGATTGAAGCGGTCAAAAAAGCAGGTAAAAAAGTTTTTGTAACGATGAAAAATACGGCGGCTTCTGGAGGTTATTATATTTCAGCACCAGCTGATAAAATTTATGCTTCTAAAGAAACGTTGACGGGATCATTAGGCGTAATCATGCAATCTATGAATTATAAAGAGCTTGCGGATAAGTACGGGGTTAAATTCAACACAATTAAGAGTGGACCCCATAAAGACATTATGAGCCCTACAAAAGAGATGGATGAAACAGAACGTGCAATCTTGCAAAAGTTTGTCGATGAAAGCTATGAAGGTTTTGTAAATGTGATTAGTAATGGAAGACATATGGATAAAGCTCAAGTGAAAAAGATTGCTGACGGTAGAATCTATTCGGGTCAACAAGCGCAAAAATTGGATCTTGTAGATGAGATAGGCACTGAGGCAGATGCGATGAATGCACTGAAGAAAGAAATTAAAGCAAAAAACGCTGAAGTCATTGAATTTTCAGTGACAGATGACTTCTTTAATTCTAAATTCTTTGCAGCAGATTCTTTTGTAGGTCACTTAATGGGCAAGAACGATGTAGCTGCAATAAAAGAATTATTGAGTAAACGTCAAGGCATTCAACCAATGTACTTGTATGGGGAGTAG
- a CDS encoding NAD kinase — protein sequence MEKRNKIYFFTNREPAGLNSKAQIETLIQHYDFEVTDNHQTANIIASIGGDGEFLQAVRKTKFRQDAIYVGIATDNKKHFYTDFHIDNPELLNKALNSEDDSIEVRKYPLLDVNINNEMRYLCLNDFYIKSSIIKSMSLDVLIDDQKFETFRGDGMLISTPTGSTGYSKSLDGAIIDPLTRCFQMTEIASFNNNNYRTIGNAIILNEGRKLSLILDKLEDYYPIMGLDNEALSIQNTDTIDITLSKQIIKTVKVKENSFWNKVERTFL from the coding sequence ATGGAAAAAAGAAATAAAATTTACTTTTTCACAAACAGAGAACCTGCTGGATTAAACTCTAAGGCACAAATTGAAACGTTAATTCAACATTATGACTTTGAAGTAACTGATAATCACCAAACTGCAAATATCATCGCTTCTATCGGTGGTGACGGGGAGTTTCTCCAAGCAGTACGTAAAACAAAATTTCGTCAAGATGCAATATATGTTGGCATTGCGACAGATAATAAGAAACACTTCTATACTGATTTCCATATTGATAATCCAGAACTGCTAAATAAAGCTTTAAATAGCGAGGATGATTCCATCGAAGTACGCAAATATCCTTTGTTAGATGTAAATATTAATAACGAGATGCGCTACTTATGTTTAAATGATTTCTATATTAAATCTTCAATTATTAAATCGATGTCTCTGGACGTATTAATCGATGATCAGAAATTCGAGACATTCCGCGGCGATGGTATGCTGATTTCTACACCAACCGGATCAACTGGATATAGCAAATCACTGGATGGCGCCATTATCGATCCGCTTACACGTTGCTTCCAGATGACTGAAATCGCATCTTTCAACAACAACAACTACAGAACTATTGGTAATGCGATTATTTTAAATGAAGGTCGTAAGCTTTCTTTAATACTAGATAAATTAGAAGACTATTATCCGATAATGGGACTAGATAACGAGGCATTATCCATACAGAATACAGATACAATCGATATTACATTAAGTAAACAGATCATTAAAACTGTCAAAGTGAAAGAAAACTCATTCTGGAATAAAGTTGAGCGCACATTTCTATAA
- a CDS encoding RDD family protein: MYEEKYDQHIESDLAVPMNSHNVNDKLTQQLIHATEAGFGIRFVAFIIDLIVIGSIKNIALNPFDASYGLSDMYIMTPLFSVYNVLSALIYFGYFILLTYFFNATLGKMILKLKVVHEDGRKLSIGTVITREFFGRYISNFFAYLLYLVILFNPNKRGIHDLLSDTLVVKEESALLREKLVKQEIRI, from the coding sequence ATGTATGAAGAAAAATATGATCAACATATTGAAAGTGACTTAGCTGTTCCAATGAATTCGCACAATGTGAATGATAAACTTACACAGCAGTTAATTCATGCGACAGAAGCTGGATTTGGTATTCGGTTTGTAGCATTTATCATTGATTTAATCGTTATTGGTTCGATTAAAAACATTGCATTAAATCCATTTGATGCATCATACGGTTTAAGTGATATGTATATTATGACACCGCTCTTTTCGGTCTATAATGTACTTAGTGCATTAATCTACTTTGGCTATTTTATTTTACTTACGTATTTCTTTAATGCAACACTTGGTAAGATGATCTTAAAATTAAAAGTAGTTCATGAAGATGGCCGCAAACTTTCTATAGGAACGGTTATTACCCGAGAATTCTTTGGACGATATATTTCTAACTTCTTCGCTTATTTACTTTATCTCGTTATACTATTTAATCCAAATAAGCGTGGTATACATGATCTGTTAAGTGATACACTCGTTGTTAAGGAAGAGAGTGCGTTATTAAGAGAAAAGCTTGTGAAGCAAGAAATCAGAATTTAA
- the tpx gene encoding thiol peroxidase — translation MAQVTFKNNPMKLSGEPVTVGTAAPDFSVLANDLTVRTLADYEGKKKLISVVPSIDTGVCSTQTRKFNEEAAGIDNAVVLTISADLPFAQAKWCAAEGLENVITLSDHKDLSFGTNYGVVMEDLRLLARSVFVLSDTNEVVYTEVVPEGTDHPDYDKAIEALKSI, via the coding sequence ATGGCACAAGTTACATTTAAGAACAATCCAATGAAATTATCAGGCGAGCCTGTCACAGTTGGGACGGCAGCTCCGGATTTTTCCGTATTAGCAAATGATTTAACGGTAAGAACATTAGCCGATTACGAAGGTAAGAAGAAATTAATCAGCGTTGTTCCATCTATTGATACAGGTGTATGTAGTACACAAACACGTAAATTTAATGAAGAAGCAGCAGGTATTGATAATGCTGTTGTTCTAACTATCTCTGCTGATTTACCATTTGCTCAGGCAAAATGGTGTGCAGCAGAAGGATTAGAGAACGTGATTACTTTAAGTGATCATAAAGACCTATCATTTGGTACGAACTATGGTGTCGTAATGGAAGACCTACGTTTACTTGCACGTTCGGTATTTGTTCTCAGCGATACAAACGAAGTAGTCTATACTGAAGTTGTTCCAGAAGGTACAGATCATCCCGATTATGATAAAGCGATTGAAGCATTAAAATCAATTTAA
- a CDS encoding acetate kinase, with protein sequence MKKIMAINAGSSSLKFQLFEMPEEKVLTKGLVERIGLPNSIFTISVNGEKITQTLDIKNHEQAVDMMLDEMKKHGIIQDINDLDGTGHRVVQGGDIFETSALVTDEVEKQIEELCELAPLHNPANLMGIRAFRKMLPNIPHVAIFDTSFHTTMPEEAFLYSLPYKYYQDYGIRKYGAHGTSHKFVAERAAELLDRPIEQLRIITCHIGNGASIAAVEGGKSVDTSMGFTPLAGVTMGTRSGNLDPAIIPFLMEKTGKTAQEVINVLNKESGLLGISGISSDLRDIEQKAEEGDERAILALDVFASRIHKYIGSYATRMKGLDAIVFTAGVGENSDVVRARVLEGLEFMGVYWDPKLNAGLRGKEAFINYPHSPVKVMVIPTDEEVMIARDTMTFGNLK encoded by the coding sequence ATGAAAAAAATTATGGCAATTAATGCAGGTAGTTCATCTTTAAAATTTCAGTTATTTGAAATGCCTGAAGAGAAAGTATTGACTAAAGGATTAGTAGAAAGAATTGGATTACCGAATTCAATCTTTACAATTTCAGTCAATGGTGAGAAGATTACTCAAACTTTAGATATTAAAAATCATGAGCAAGCGGTTGATATGATGCTTGATGAAATGAAAAAACACGGTATCATCCAAGATATTAATGATTTAGATGGTACAGGTCACCGTGTCGTACAAGGTGGAGACATCTTTGAAACAAGCGCGCTTGTAACAGATGAAGTAGAAAAGCAAATTGAAGAATTATGTGAGTTAGCACCATTACATAACCCTGCAAACTTAATGGGTATCCGTGCATTCCGTAAGATGCTACCAAATATTCCGCACGTAGCAATCTTTGATACTTCATTCCATACAACAATGCCTGAAGAAGCATTTCTTTACAGCTTACCTTACAAATATTATCAAGATTATGGTATTCGTAAATATGGTGCACACGGTACGAGCCATAAATTCGTAGCAGAACGTGCTGCAGAATTATTAGATCGTCCTATTGAACAATTACGTATTATTACTTGCCATATCGGTAATGGGGCTTCAATCGCTGCAGTAGAAGGTGGTAAATCTGTAGATACATCTATGGGGTTCACACCACTTGCTGGTGTTACGATGGGAACACGTTCAGGTAACCTTGATCCTGCAATCATTCCGTTCCTGATGGAGAAGACAGGTAAGACAGCTCAGGAAGTTATTAATGTATTAAATAAAGAATCTGGATTATTAGGAATTTCAGGGATTTCTAGTGACTTACGTGACATTGAACAAAAAGCTGAAGAAGGTGACGAACGTGCCATCTTAGCACTAGATGTATTTGCAAGTCGTATCCATAAATACATCGGGTCATATGCAACACGTATGAAAGGTCTGGATGCAATCGTGTTCACTGCAGGTGTTGGTGAAAACTCTGACGTCGTGCGTGCACGTGTATTAGAAGGATTAGAATTCATGGGCGTTTACTGGGATCCAAAATTAAATGCGGGTCTTCGTGGAAAAGAAGCATTTATCAACTATCCACATTCACCAGTTAAAGTTATGGTAATACCAACTGATGAAGAAGTTATGATCGCACGTGATACGATGACTTTCGGTAACTTAAAATAA